In Desulfovibrio sp. UIB00, the sequence CAAGGGGTCTTCCGCCACGCCCCGTGGCACAAACCTTGTCAAAATTTACTGGAAGTAGCTCATGGCCGCAGAGCAAAGGAAAGTTCTTGATGTTCCCATGAACATCAACGAGGAATATTATCAGATCAGCGGCGAAATCCTGTCGAGCTTTCCCAAGTTCCGGCCTCCGGTAGATCTGTTCAGGTTTCGCGAAGACATCGCGGTGCTGGCTCCTTACTGCGTCAAGGGGAGCCGCCTGACCAGCGATCAGGTGGACGAAGTTGCGCAGTTGTGCGCGGAGGGCGACCTTTTTGTTTCCCGCTCCGACCACCACATTTATTCACGCCACATCGTCAAGCAGCTTGACCTTGTGTTGCAGGACAACAACCTCAAGGAAGCGGAAATCGCAGATATCTGCATCCGCGCCCTGCTTATGCGTTGCAGCGACTTTTTTGAACAGCCTGTCAAAACGCTCTTTGAACCGCTGTACCGCGATGTTATGGTTGTTACTGAGTACTTGTGGAGCGACAAACACCACATCAACACATTCATGCGCCGTCTGTTTCGCAAAAACAATCTTGCACGGCATTCCATCAACAGCATGATTGTGGGCCTGTGGATATGGTTGCAGGGCACGGGTGAATTCCGCCGCAAAGATATGGATCGCATTGCAGTTGCCATGCTGCTGCACGATGTGGGCATGTGCAAGGTTCCCCCTTTCCTGCTCAGCAAGGCTGGCCCTCTGAAGCAGGAAGAAAGGGAAAAAATCATTCCCCATCCCATTGTGGGCGTTCGGTTGATGCAAAAGATGGAAGTGTCTTTTGACGAACTGCTGCGCGCCTGCTTTGAGCACCACGAGCGGCTTGACGGTTCGGGCTATCCCCAGCACACCAAGGGCAACCAGACCACCAAGGTTGGACGCCTTGCAGCGGTAGCCGACTCTTTTGCCGCCATGATTTGCGATCGGCCTTTTAGAAAGGGCAAGGATATTGTGCAGTCTGCCAAGGAACTTGCCAACGACCCGCGCTATGATCAGGAAATGGCCAACGCGCTGTTCGGTGGTTTTGCCGCTGGCACCATAGGGCAAATGGTCGACATGGACGCCGTGGTGGATACGCCGCAGCCGGAATAGATAACTCCAGGCGCTGGCCAGCAAAAGAAAAAGAAAAATTCATTTGGTCGCAGATCAACCACCCCAAGGGAGTTTGTCCTGCTGCCAGCAGATACATAAAAAACCGGTTCTGAACCATGCGTTCTGAACCGGCTTTTTATGTAAGCCTCTTGGCCTGCTTGCGCGGTGTACAATCACCTGCCAGCTTGGACGGGCCTGCTTACATTTTGCCCGCTGCGGCAAAAAACACTTCTGGCTCACGCCGTTCACGGTACTTGCTTTCAAGCATGGCAACGATTTTGTCCACCTGCGGATTGTCAAAATACTTTGCCTGTTCCGGGCAGATTTTTACGCAGGCGCAACAGCGCAAACAGCCCTGCGCCACCTGCGCGGCATTGTCGGCATCAATCACGCGCACAGGGCACACCCTGGCGCACAAGCCGCACTGCGTACATAAATCAAGGGTCTGAGGCCGAATATCCGCCGCTGGGGGCAGCGCCTTGTAAGGGCGGTTGCCGGGCACAGCCACAGTTGCGCTTTTTCCGCTGGAGATGACGCTGGCTGCATTGCGGGCAAATTCCGCTATAGCGGCCATATCTTCTGCATCGGGCCTGCCAGTCCCTACCTTTGCCGTCATGCTGTGCTCTGCCACAAAGGCCCCTGCCGCAGGAACGGAAAACCCTTTGGCTACAAACAGATCAACCGCTTCAAGCAGGGCGTCGTCATAGTGCCTGTTGCCATACACAGCAAGCGGAACCGCTCGCGCGCCATGCCCTGCCAACTTTGCCAGCGGCTCCATCAGCAATGGGGGAATACGCCCGGCATAGACCGGAAAGGCAAAAACCAGCACATCCTCCGCCCCAAGCGTGTGGGCTGCCGCCCGCCCTTCAGGAAACGTCCAGTCACAGTCAACGCCGCGCGCCAGCGGCATATGCTGCGTCAGTTCCTGCTCCAGAACACGGGCAGTCTCTTGCGCCATGCTGCGGCTGCTGCCAGTTGGGCTGAAAAAGACAGTATGAAGCCTTGGGGTCATGACAATATCCTTTGTTCATGAAAAAGCGGGCCGTTGATACAGCCCGCCTGAAGAGTGCATCCTCATACGGCCTAGGCCGCAAATGCCGTTACGCAAACAGACCTTACCAGGCTTTCTTGCTCTGCTCGTGCCCGACTATGCCGCCAGCCAGAGCGCCCACGCCCGCGCCAGCCAGAGCGCCCCAGGCAGCGGATCCACCGGCAATGGCTGCAACGCCAGCACCGCCAAGCGCGCCAAGGGCCGCGCCACTGGCAACACCCTGCTGGGTCTTGCTCATATTGGTGCACCCAATGCCGCTGACAAACAAGGCGGCCAGCAACGTGATTATCAACAAATTTTTCATATTTTCTCTCCTGAAAAAACCGCGTAGCGGATTTTGCTGTTACTTGGCGTTCAGGCGGGGTTCAATGATTTCGCGCCAGATCACGCTCATGACAGGGCGGTCAAGCTGCTGCGGATTTGCCGTGTACCACGCGTCCACCATCTTGGCGACTTCCGCGCGGTTCACACCCTTGAAGGCCTTCATCCAGCCCTTTTCAAAGGGTGAAAGCGTGTACACCGGGCGCTTGCCTTCCTTGGTCGCTTTTTCCGCGATTTTTCCGTTTACAAAATACTCAACGGTGATCGCTGTTTCCACACCGAAAAGAAAGGCGAGCTTTTCAGCTTCAGGCGTTTTTTGCCACGCGGCACCCGTAAACTGATCCACAGGGTTCGCCTTGGAATTTTCGGCCTCGGGCGTATTTTCGGCAGCGCGAACCGGAGCGAATGCCAGAACAAGTGCAAGGCTCAAGGCCAGACACAAAACCGACTTTTTCACGATATGCTCCTTGAGTTGAAGAACCCTCTGCAATACCGCTTGCGCGGCAGCCAGCCGCGTGGAGGGTATACACCAGCGGCAAGAATTTTCGGGGCATGGCCCTTAGCTTGTCTTGCAGTTTACCCAAAACACCACCGAGATATCAAGTACGAAAAGCCCGGCTGTCTTACACAGGCAGCCGGGCTTTCATTCACTGTGGCGCACGGTGCGCCTTTGTATCTTATATGCCTTGGTGGCAGGGCAATCTGCCCTACGCTCCTGCGGCCTCGCCTATAAGCTGACGGAAGCGGCCAAAGAGGTACTGTCCATCGCGGGGGCCAGCCGCCGCTTCGGGGTGGTACTGCACGCTCATGACAGGCAAGGTCTTGTGACGCAGCCCTTCAAGCGTATTGTCGTTCAGGTTGATATGCGTGGCTTCCACATCGTTCACGCCGTCCAGCACCACATGGAAACCGTGGTTCTGCGACGAAATTTCGATGCGCCCTGTGGTCAAATCCTTGACCGGGTGATTGCAGCCGTGGTGGCCGAACTTGAGCTTGTCGGTGGTGCCGCCAAGGGCGTGACCGATAAGCTGATGCCCTAGGCAGATGCCCGTGACCGGGAACGAACCCACAAGTTCGCGCACCAGAGCGATTTCGGCAGTCAGGGTGGCCGGGTCGCCGGGGCCGTTGGAAAGGAACACGCCCTTGGCCCCGCTGGCCTTGGCCTGCGCAGCGCTGAAGTTCGGCGGCACCGCCAGAGGCTCAAAACCAGCCTCGCACAGGCGGCGCAGAATGTTCCACTTGATGCCATAATCATACACAAGCAGGGGCAGGCCCGTTCCGCGCCAGGCGTAGGCGCCGTCTGCGCCGAGAGCGACCTTTTGCGGCTGGTTTTCAAACCATGCGTAGGGTTCCTGCGCTGCCACAAAGGGCACAAGGTTACGCCCCTTCATGGTGGGCTGGGCAAGCACTTTTTCCTTGAGGGCAGCGGGGTTCAGCTCCCTGGTGGAAATCATGCCGCGCATGGCCCCGTTGATGCGCAGGTGGCGCGTCAGGGCGCGGGTATCCAGCCCTTCCATGCCAGGCGTATCGAACTTCTGCAAAAAGGCGGGCAATGCCATGACAGACTGCCAGTTGGAGGGCTGCTTGCAGCATTCCTTTACCAGAAAGGCGCTGCAATGCACGCGGGCCGATTCCATATCAGCCTCGGAAATGCCGTAGTTGCCCACCAGCGGATAGGTCATGCAGACCATCTGCCCATAGTAGGAGGGGTCGGTGAGCACTTCCTGATAGCCAGTCATGCCCGTGGTGAAAATCACTTCACCGCCGGTTTCAAAGTCTCCGGTAAAGGATTTGCCTTCCAACGTGAATCCGTCTTCCAGCACCAGCAATGCTTTCATAACTTACCCCCGCGCTTCCCGCGCGTAGTATTCCTGCAAACTTTCCACATGGGTCTCTGCCCGCCGCGAACCGATGGCCGTGGCCGTGGCGCGCGCTGCGGCGATGGTGGTGCAGTAAGGAACCTTGTATGTCAGGGCCGCGTGGCGAATGGCCTTGGAATCCCTGGCCGTATGCTTGCCCGAAGCCGTATTGATGACCAGAGCCACCTCATGATTGATGAGCAGATCCACAATGTTGGGCCGCCCTTCGTAAACCTTGAGCACCTCTTCCACTTCAAGCCCGTGCTCACGCAGCACGGCAGCAGTGCCGCGCGTTGCCAGCAGGTGGAAGCCAAGCTTGGCAAACATATCCGCCACTTCGGGCAGATAGGGTTTGTCGCGGTCGTTGACCGACAGGAAAAGCTTGCCCCCCTGCGGCAGTACCTGACCGGCGCCCAGCTGGCTCTTGAGGAAGGCCTCGCCGAAGTTGGAACCCATGCCCATGACTTCGCCGGTAGAGTGCATTTCGGGTCCGAGAATCACGTCCACGCCGGGGAAGCGCTGGAAAGGCAGCACAGCTTCCTTGACGCAGGTGAATCCGCCCTTGCGCATGCTCCAGGGATCCAGTTCCTCAAGCGTTTTGCCCAGCATGACCTGGGTTGCCAGGTACGGCAGGGGAACGCCCGTGGCCTTGGACACAAAGGGGGCGGTGCGCGAAGCACGCGGGTTTACTTCCAGTATGTAGATATCATCGCCCTTGATGGCAAACTGGATGTTCATCAGGCCCACGACCTTGAGTTCGCGGGCAAGGGCCTCGGCCTGAACCGCAATGCGGGCCACGTGGTCGTAAGAAAGCGAATACGAGGGCAGCACGCAGGCCGAGTCGCCGGAGTGGATGCCGGCTTCCTCAATGTGTTCCATGATGCCCGCCACGTACACTTCCTTGCCGTCCGAAAGGGCGTCCACGTCCACTTCCACCGCATGTTCAAGGAACTTGTCGATAAGAATGGGGTGTTCCGGCTTTTGCGGCACCTGAACATGGAAGTAATCTTTCAGTTCGGCGGCATCGTACACCACGGCCATGGCGCGGCCGCCGAGCACGTAGCTTGGCCGCACAACCACTGGGTAGGTGATGCGCTCGGCAACTTCAAGCGCGTCTTCAAGGCTCATGGCCGTACCGTTCGGCGGCTGGAGCAGCTCAAGCTTTTCAATGAGCGCCTGGAAGCGTTCGCGGTCTTCGGCGCGGTCAATGGCGTCCGGGCTGGTGCCAAGAATGGGCACGCCAGCGCGCATGAGCGGCACGGCAAGGTTCAGCGGGGTCTGGCCGCCGAACTGCACAATGACGCCCTCGGGCTTTTCCTTTTCCACAATATTCATCACGTCCTCGAAGGTCAGCGGCTCAAAATAGAGCCTGTCCGAGGTGTCGTAGTCTGTGGAAACGGTTTCGGGGTTGGAGTTCGCCATGATGGCCATCACGCCCGCATCGCGCAGGGCGAAGGAGGCGTGGCAGCAGCAGTAGTCAAA encodes:
- a CDS encoding 4Fe-4S binding protein; its protein translation is MAQETARVLEQELTQHMPLARGVDCDWTFPEGRAAAHTLGAEDVLVFAFPVYAGRIPPLLMEPLAKLAGHGARAVPLAVYGNRHYDDALLEAVDLFVAKGFSVPAAGAFVAEHSMTAKVGTGRPDAEDMAAIAEFARNAASVISSGKSATVAVPGNRPYKALPPAADIRPQTLDLCTQCGLCARVCPVRVIDADNAAQVAQGCLRCCACVKICPEQAKYFDNPQVDKIVAMLESKYRERREPEVFFAAAGKM
- a CDS encoding HD domain-containing phosphohydrolase, which translates into the protein MAAEQRKVLDVPMNINEEYYQISGEILSSFPKFRPPVDLFRFREDIAVLAPYCVKGSRLTSDQVDEVAQLCAEGDLFVSRSDHHIYSRHIVKQLDLVLQDNNLKEAEIADICIRALLMRCSDFFEQPVKTLFEPLYRDVMVVTEYLWSDKHHINTFMRRLFRKNNLARHSINSMIVGLWIWLQGTGEFRRKDMDRIAVAMLLHDVGMCKVPPFLLSKAGPLKQEEREKIIPHPIVGVRLMQKMEVSFDELLRACFEHHERLDGSGYPQHTKGNQTTKVGRLAAVADSFAAMICDRPFRKGKDIVQSAKELANDPRYDQEMANALFGGFAAGTIGQMVDMDAVVDTPQPE
- the carA gene encoding glutamine-hydrolyzing carbamoyl-phosphate synthase small subunit, with the translated sequence MKALLVLEDGFTLEGKSFTGDFETGGEVIFTTGMTGYQEVLTDPSYYGQMVCMTYPLVGNYGISEADMESARVHCSAFLVKECCKQPSNWQSVMALPAFLQKFDTPGMEGLDTRALTRHLRINGAMRGMISTRELNPAALKEKVLAQPTMKGRNLVPFVAAQEPYAWFENQPQKVALGADGAYAWRGTGLPLLVYDYGIKWNILRRLCEAGFEPLAVPPNFSAAQAKASGAKGVFLSNGPGDPATLTAEIALVRELVGSFPVTGICLGHQLIGHALGGTTDKLKFGHHGCNHPVKDLTTGRIEISSQNHGFHVVLDGVNDVEATHINLNDNTLEGLRHKTLPVMSVQYHPEAAAGPRDGQYLFGRFRQLIGEAAGA
- a CDS encoding glycine zipper domain-containing protein → MKNLLIITLLAALFVSGIGCTNMSKTQQGVASGAALGALGGAGVAAIAGGSAAWGALAGAGVGALAGGIVGHEQSKKAW